A section of the Mycolicibacterium anyangense genome encodes:
- a CDS encoding nitroreductase family deazaflavin-dependent oxidoreductase has product MSDAELSPTDWVREQTEQILKQGTTDGVHIMERPVVLFTTTGAKSGKKRYVPLMRVEENGRYAMVASKGGAPEHPSWYFNVKSNPTVTAQDGEKVVTLTAREVSGDEREHWWKLAVEAYPPYAEYQTKTDRLIPVFVLE; this is encoded by the coding sequence ATGAGTGACGCAGAACTGAGCCCGACTGACTGGGTACGCGAGCAGACCGAACAGATCCTCAAGCAGGGCACCACCGACGGCGTGCACATCATGGAACGCCCGGTCGTGCTGTTCACCACGACCGGCGCCAAGTCCGGCAAGAAGCGCTACGTACCGCTGATGCGCGTCGAGGAGAACGGCCGCTACGCGATGGTCGCGTCCAAAGGCGGCGCCCCCGAACATCCGTCGTGGTACTTCAACGTCAAGTCCAACCCGACCGTCACGGCACAGGACGGCGAGAAGGTGGTCACGCTGACCGCCCGCGAGGTATCCGGCGACGAGCGTGAGCACTGGTGGAAGCTGGCCGTCGAGGCCTACCCGCCCTACGCCGAGTACCAGACCAAGACGGACCGGCTGATCCCGGTCTTCGTGCTGGAGTAA
- a CDS encoding D-2-hydroxyacid dehydrogenase family protein: MTVDVRRMQVAVLDDYQNVAHRMADWTPVTERADLTVFTDHLADPDELVARLSGFDAVMVMRERTPLPRSIIERLPRLKMIASTGPFNASIDMAAAQERGIVVGTTGGTVASTVELTWALILAAARNLVVESGSVRGGGWQTSVGRELSGRTLGVLGVGRIGARVARIGEAFGMTVIAWSRNLTVEAASQAGATLVTKDELFATADVLTIHMKLSERSTGLVGAAELGQMKPTALLVNTSRGPIVDEAALVDALRSRTIAGAALDVFDTEPLPAGHPLRTLDNVLATPHIGYVCDRPYRIFFRDAVAAISNWLDGQ; this comes from the coding sequence ATGACCGTTGATGTCAGGCGCATGCAGGTGGCAGTCCTCGACGACTACCAGAACGTCGCACACCGGATGGCCGACTGGACCCCGGTGACCGAGCGAGCCGACCTGACCGTCTTTACCGATCACCTGGCGGATCCTGACGAGCTGGTGGCCCGGTTGTCCGGATTCGACGCCGTCATGGTGATGCGGGAGCGAACACCGTTGCCGCGTAGCATTATCGAGCGCCTTCCTAGATTGAAGATGATCGCGTCGACTGGACCGTTCAACGCCTCGATCGACATGGCTGCCGCGCAGGAGCGCGGCATCGTCGTCGGAACCACCGGCGGCACCGTGGCCTCCACCGTCGAATTGACATGGGCGCTGATCCTGGCCGCGGCACGCAACCTGGTGGTCGAGAGCGGGTCGGTGCGCGGTGGCGGTTGGCAGACCTCGGTAGGTCGCGAGCTGTCCGGTCGCACGTTGGGTGTACTCGGGGTGGGGCGTATCGGTGCGCGGGTTGCCCGCATCGGTGAAGCCTTCGGCATGACGGTCATCGCGTGGAGCCGGAATCTCACGGTGGAGGCGGCAAGCCAGGCCGGTGCCACCCTGGTCACCAAGGACGAGCTGTTCGCCACCGCCGACGTGCTGACCATCCACATGAAGCTCAGTGAACGTTCCACCGGCTTGGTCGGAGCAGCAGAGCTCGGTCAGATGAAGCCAACCGCCTTGCTGGTCAACACCTCTCGCGGGCCAATCGTCGACGAGGCAGCTCTTGTCGACGCCTTGCGGTCCAGGACGATCGCCGGGGCGGCCCTCGACGTCTTCGATACCGAGCCGCTGCCGGCGGGCCATCCGTTGCGGACGCTCGACAACGTGCTGGCCACACCGCACATCGGCTATGTCTGCGACCGTCCGTATCGCATCTTCTTCCGCGATGCGGTCGCGGCGATCTCGAACTGGCTCGACGGTCAGTAG
- a CDS encoding amidohydrolase family protein — translation MASIDELQTNLNFTTAKTGADRTVTFLPDPPRATRHYTVISVDDHIVEPPDTFEGRVPRKFADRAPRVVDTDDGGQTWIYDGQSLPNVGFNAVVGRPVSEYGFEPARFDEMRRGAWDIHARVADMDLNGVYASLNFPSFLPGFAGQRLQQVTNDRDLAMAAVRAWNDWHLEAWAGAYPDRIIPCQLPWLLDPEVGATMIYENAERGFHAVTFSENPALLGLPTIHSGYWEPLLAACAHTGTVVNLHIGSSGTSPSTTADAPPDVAGVLFFAYAITAAVDWLYSGVCTRYPDLKICLSEGGIGWVAGLLDRLDHMLSYHEMYGTWKALGETLTPAEVFSRNFWFCAVEDQSSFIQYERIGADNILLEADYPHCDSTWPHTQETIREQIQTLPADIIRKVTWENASRLYQHPVPAAVARDPDAY, via the coding sequence ATGGCGTCCATCGACGAATTGCAGACGAACCTCAACTTCACCACCGCCAAGACCGGCGCCGACCGCACCGTGACCTTCCTGCCCGACCCGCCGCGCGCCACCCGGCACTACACCGTCATCTCCGTCGACGACCACATCGTCGAGCCGCCGGACACCTTCGAGGGCCGGGTACCCCGTAAGTTCGCCGACCGGGCGCCGCGGGTGGTGGATACCGACGACGGCGGCCAGACCTGGATCTATGACGGGCAGTCACTACCCAATGTCGGCTTCAACGCGGTGGTAGGCCGGCCAGTCTCGGAGTACGGCTTCGAGCCGGCCCGATTCGACGAGATGCGCCGCGGCGCCTGGGACATCCACGCGCGGGTGGCCGATATGGACCTCAACGGCGTGTATGCCTCGCTGAACTTCCCCTCGTTCCTCCCCGGCTTCGCCGGCCAGCGCCTGCAGCAGGTGACCAACGATCGCGACCTGGCGATGGCAGCGGTGCGGGCCTGGAACGACTGGCATCTGGAGGCCTGGGCCGGCGCGTACCCGGACCGGATCATCCCGTGCCAGCTGCCGTGGCTGCTGGATCCCGAGGTCGGCGCCACGATGATCTACGAGAACGCCGAACGCGGCTTCCACGCGGTGACGTTCAGCGAGAACCCCGCGCTGCTGGGTCTGCCGACGATTCATTCCGGGTACTGGGAGCCGTTACTGGCCGCCTGCGCCCACACCGGCACGGTTGTGAACCTGCACATCGGGTCGTCGGGAACCTCACCCTCCACCACCGCCGACGCCCCTCCAGACGTGGCCGGTGTGCTGTTCTTCGCCTATGCGATCACCGCTGCGGTGGACTGGCTGTACTCGGGGGTCTGCACCCGCTACCCGGATCTGAAGATCTGTTTGTCCGAAGGTGGAATCGGCTGGGTGGCAGGGCTTCTGGACCGCCTTGACCACATGCTGAGCTATCACGAGATGTACGGCACGTGGAAGGCGCTCGGCGAGACCCTGACACCGGCGGAGGTGTTCAGCCGCAACTTCTGGTTCTGCGCCGTCGAGGACCAGTCCTCGTTCATCCAGTACGAACGGATCGGCGCCGACAACATTCTACTCGAGGCGGACTACCCGCACTGCGACTCCACCTGGCCGCACACCCAGGAGACCATCCGCGAGCAGATCCAGACGCTTCCCGCCGACATCATCCGAAAGGTGACCTGGGAGAACGCTTCCCGGCTCTACCAACATCCGGTTCCCGCGGCGGTTGCGCGGGATCCAGACGCCTACTGA
- a CDS encoding class II aldolase/adducin family protein, which translates to MSNHEVRQGGLGVWAPSKVPRIGVDLTDEQKMAIAFRHLADIGFAENMAGHITWQPEGRSDMYVNPWGLWWAELTASDICVVDQNAHVVSGRWDVTPAIHIHTEIHRHRPDARVVIHNHPYYVSLIAALGVLPELVHQTGALFLDDMYLVEKYDGEVDTPWRAAELAEQIGPANLVVLANHGVIAMGHDVASAVYRAVSIDRVCRLAYDVMLTGRTPSQMNRGDMVGMQASLIERAADVYWAGAARMTIKADPTVLH; encoded by the coding sequence ATGAGTAACCACGAAGTACGCCAGGGCGGATTGGGCGTATGGGCGCCGTCGAAGGTGCCCCGCATCGGGGTGGACCTGACCGATGAGCAGAAGATGGCGATCGCATTCCGCCACCTCGCCGATATCGGGTTCGCCGAGAACATGGCCGGCCACATCACCTGGCAGCCCGAGGGCCGCAGCGATATGTACGTCAACCCGTGGGGATTGTGGTGGGCCGAGCTCACTGCCTCCGACATCTGCGTGGTCGACCAGAACGCCCACGTGGTCAGCGGCCGTTGGGATGTCACCCCGGCGATCCACATCCACACCGAGATCCACCGGCACCGGCCCGACGCGCGGGTAGTGATCCACAACCACCCCTACTACGTCAGCCTGATCGCCGCACTCGGGGTGCTGCCCGAGCTCGTCCACCAGACCGGAGCCCTGTTCCTCGACGATATGTACTTGGTCGAGAAGTACGACGGAGAGGTCGACACCCCTTGGCGCGCAGCTGAATTAGCCGAGCAGATCGGCCCGGCCAACCTGGTGGTACTGGCCAACCACGGTGTCATCGCGATGGGCCACGACGTGGCGTCCGCGGTGTACCGGGCGGTGTCCATCGACCGGGTGTGCCGGTTGGCCTACGACGTGATGCTGACCGGTCGCACTCCGTCGCAGATGAACCGCGGCGACATGGTGGGCATGCAGGCGTCACTGATCGAGCGGGCGGCCGACGTGTACTGGGCGGGTGCGGCACGTATGACCATCAAAGCCGACCCCACCGTCCTGCACTGA
- a CDS encoding class I adenylate-forming enzyme family protein encodes MAVDAVAPTSAEAARYRAAGWWTDATLSDFVTANAASTPDKAAYIDFDAAGPERTLTWSQFDTATTNLATQLQALGVTRGDRVAVWHGDTSSIHVLLVAIERCGAVTVGLGARAGVREASHIVRSTTPALLVSDAHRRDQAAAAAADTSVPAVVLDSLGQLRIDPAPVSGAALSPVGPDEPFLINSTSGTTGLPKCVVHNQNRWHYFHLKAVANGELTADDVFLPVIPIPFGFGLWTSHITPLHLGTTTVRIERFDAAATCAAIERHRATVLCCVSTQLMMILASDASREHDLSSLRVVFTGGEPLPYTQAAQFEELTGVTILQFYGSNETGMLSATTTQDSLHHRLRTAGRIVPEMAVRLFDGDTDVTESGRGQPVCRGPALSMGYLGGVDHDKLYTADGWMRMGDICELDAEGYLRLTGRTSDFILRGGKNISAVEVEEVVATHPAVAVAAAVAMPDPLFGERVCVYAELKDGYALDLAGLVEHLLSQGMSKELLPERLEILDELPRSSGGKIAKGRLRELIRSTLEQS; translated from the coding sequence ATGGCCGTCGACGCTGTCGCGCCCACCAGCGCCGAAGCCGCGCGGTATCGCGCCGCGGGCTGGTGGACCGACGCCACACTCTCGGACTTCGTCACCGCCAATGCCGCCTCAACACCGGACAAGGCCGCCTACATCGACTTCGATGCCGCTGGCCCGGAGCGGACCCTGACCTGGTCACAGTTCGACACCGCCACCACCAACCTGGCCACACAACTACAGGCACTGGGGGTCACCCGGGGTGATCGGGTGGCGGTGTGGCACGGCGACACCTCGTCGATCCACGTGCTGCTGGTGGCCATCGAACGATGCGGCGCGGTGACCGTCGGGCTGGGGGCGCGGGCCGGAGTGCGCGAAGCCAGCCACATCGTGCGCAGCACGACGCCGGCACTTCTGGTCAGCGATGCGCACCGGCGAGACCAGGCCGCCGCGGCGGCTGCCGACACCTCCGTGCCTGCGGTGGTACTCGACTCCCTTGGCCAGCTCCGCATCGACCCAGCGCCCGTGTCAGGAGCGGCGCTGTCCCCCGTCGGGCCCGACGAACCGTTTCTGATCAACTCCACGTCGGGCACCACCGGCCTGCCCAAGTGCGTCGTGCACAACCAGAACCGCTGGCACTACTTTCACCTCAAGGCCGTCGCCAACGGCGAACTCACCGCCGACGACGTGTTCCTGCCGGTGATCCCCATCCCGTTCGGTTTCGGACTGTGGACCTCGCACATCACGCCCCTTCACCTCGGCACGACGACGGTGCGCATCGAACGCTTCGACGCGGCGGCCACCTGCGCGGCCATCGAACGCCACCGTGCGACGGTGCTGTGCTGCGTCAGCACGCAGCTGATGATGATCCTGGCCAGCGATGCCTCCCGCGAGCACGACCTGAGCAGCCTGCGGGTGGTGTTCACCGGTGGCGAGCCGCTGCCCTACACCCAGGCCGCGCAATTCGAGGAGCTCACCGGCGTGACGATCCTGCAGTTCTACGGGTCCAACGAGACCGGCATGCTGAGCGCCACCACCACGCAGGACTCGCTGCACCACCGGCTGCGCACCGCCGGGCGCATCGTGCCTGAGATGGCCGTGCGGCTGTTCGACGGCGACACCGATGTGACGGAATCCGGCCGCGGGCAACCGGTTTGCCGTGGACCTGCGCTCAGCATGGGCTACCTGGGTGGGGTCGACCACGACAAGCTGTACACCGCCGACGGCTGGATGCGGATGGGTGACATCTGCGAGCTGGACGCCGAGGGTTATCTGCGGCTGACCGGACGAACCTCGGACTTCATCCTGCGCGGCGGCAAGAACATCAGTGCGGTCGAGGTCGAGGAGGTGGTGGCCACCCACCCCGCGGTCGCGGTTGCCGCGGCGGTGGCGATGCCCGACCCGCTGTTCGGCGAGCGGGTGTGTGTGTACGCCGAACTCAAGGACGGTTACGCGCTGGATCTTGCGGGGCTCGTGGAGCACCTGCTGTCCCAGGGCATGTCCAAGGAGCTGCTGCCGGAGCGCCTGGAGATCCTCGATGAACTACCGCGCTCCTCGGGCGGCAAGATCGCCAAAGGCCGACTTCGCGAGCTCATCCGGTCAACACTGGAGCAATCATGA
- a CDS encoding long-chain-fatty-acid--CoA ligase → MTVSASTGITLSDVLARHARVRPNQVGFVDPLRRSTFSAMDDRVNRLANALAERGVRRGDRVAVFGLNSIELVESWLAALRLGAIAVPVKFRLVADEIAYLLTDSGASAVVVDAALAPTLEAARQSADSVHTVITIGGDLQEVIDSASAEALRVDVGDEDPAFIVYTSGTTGFPKGAVLSHRNLYLHAFSSIGTLGHRADDDCWMGVAPLFHTAGVSGMLPAFLTGGRVVIPPSTGFDPEAIVRTIVTEQVTSCWMTPAQWQLVCSLDGLSKWDFSRLRRIWWGAAPASNTLLQRMIDAFPHAEIVAAFGQTECSPITCLLSGPDAVRKIGSVGTPMLNVEVRIVDDDMNDVPVGSVGEIVYQGPLVMREYWNKPTQTAEAFHGGWFHSGDLVRQDEDGYIYVVDRKKDMIISGGENIYSAEVENAVAAHPKVTEVAVVGVPDPTWGETPLAVIVPHDPDDPPTVEEIESHCRVHLAGYKRPRRIAIVDALPRNAGGKVVKHVLKDTLGQQQTPRSYAAGEQTVALLDETIGANFERTAVQYPGVEALVDVPTGRRWTYAELDAEINRLARGLIAVGVEQGDRVGIWAPNCAEWVILQYATAKAGAILVTINPAYRTHELAYVLNHSGVRMLFSATEFKGSDYRAMVAEVHPEVPDLRDVVFLGTPDWDRLRERADSVGDEDLRRRMDLLAPSDPINIQYTSGTTGSPKGAVLSHRNILNNGYFVTELINFSPEDRLCIPVPFYHCFGMVMGNLGCTTHGATMVIPAAGFDPAATLAAVEQERCTGLYGVPTMFIAVLSHPDLASRDVTSLRTGIMAGSPCPVEVMKRCIDELNIGEVSIAYGMTETSPVSCQTLIDDDLERRTATVGRAHPHVEIKIVDPDTGAFVPRGEPGEFCTRGYSVMLGYWRDDDRTREAVDSDGWMHTGDLAVMRDDGYCQIVGRIKDMVIRGGENVYPREIEEFLHSHPDIDDVQVIGVPDEKYGEEICAWIKMRAGADALDAAAVREFATGKLAHYKIPRYVRVVEEFPMTVTGKVRKVDMRTESIRLLDL, encoded by the coding sequence ATGACCGTCTCGGCGTCAACCGGGATCACGCTGAGCGACGTTCTGGCCCGCCATGCGCGGGTGCGCCCCAACCAGGTCGGTTTCGTCGACCCTCTGCGGCGCAGCACCTTCAGCGCGATGGACGACCGGGTCAACCGGTTGGCCAACGCCCTTGCCGAACGAGGCGTCCGCCGCGGCGACCGGGTTGCCGTGTTCGGATTGAACAGTATCGAGCTGGTCGAAAGCTGGCTGGCTGCCCTACGTCTCGGTGCCATCGCGGTGCCGGTGAAGTTTCGTCTGGTCGCTGACGAGATCGCCTACCTGCTGACCGACAGCGGGGCGTCGGCCGTCGTGGTGGACGCCGCGCTGGCCCCCACGCTCGAAGCGGCCCGGCAGTCGGCCGATTCGGTACACACGGTCATCACCATCGGCGGTGACCTGCAGGAGGTGATCGACAGCGCGAGCGCCGAGGCCCTGCGTGTCGACGTCGGCGATGAGGATCCCGCGTTCATCGTCTATACCTCGGGTACCACCGGCTTCCCGAAAGGTGCGGTGCTGAGCCACCGTAACCTCTACCTGCACGCGTTCAGTTCGATCGGCACGCTGGGTCATCGCGCCGACGACGACTGCTGGATGGGCGTCGCCCCGCTGTTCCATACGGCCGGGGTGTCCGGAATGCTGCCCGCGTTCCTGACCGGCGGCAGGGTCGTCATCCCGCCGTCGACGGGCTTCGACCCCGAGGCGATCGTGCGGACCATCGTCACCGAACAGGTGACCTCCTGCTGGATGACCCCCGCGCAATGGCAACTGGTCTGCTCGTTGGACGGCCTGAGCAAATGGGATTTCTCCCGGCTCCGCCGGATCTGGTGGGGTGCGGCACCGGCGTCGAACACCTTGCTGCAGAGGATGATCGACGCCTTTCCGCACGCCGAGATCGTCGCCGCCTTCGGGCAGACCGAGTGCAGTCCGATCACCTGCCTGCTGAGTGGACCCGATGCGGTCCGCAAGATCGGCTCGGTGGGCACACCGATGCTCAACGTCGAGGTCAGGATCGTCGACGACGACATGAACGACGTGCCTGTGGGCAGCGTCGGCGAAATCGTCTATCAGGGCCCGCTGGTGATGCGGGAGTACTGGAACAAGCCCACCCAGACCGCCGAGGCCTTTCACGGCGGATGGTTCCATTCCGGCGACCTGGTCCGGCAGGATGAGGACGGCTACATCTATGTGGTCGACCGGAAGAAAGACATGATCATCTCGGGCGGAGAGAACATCTACAGCGCCGAGGTGGAGAACGCCGTGGCAGCGCACCCGAAGGTCACCGAGGTGGCCGTCGTCGGGGTACCGGATCCGACCTGGGGAGAAACACCGTTGGCGGTCATCGTCCCCCACGACCCGGACGACCCACCGACCGTCGAGGAGATCGAGTCGCACTGCCGGGTTCACTTGGCGGGCTACAAGCGCCCGCGGCGGATCGCGATCGTCGACGCACTGCCACGAAACGCCGGCGGAAAGGTTGTGAAACACGTGCTGAAGGACACGCTGGGCCAACAACAAACGCCGAGGTCCTACGCGGCCGGTGAGCAGACCGTCGCCCTGCTCGACGAGACCATCGGCGCGAACTTCGAACGCACGGCAGTGCAGTACCCCGGCGTCGAGGCGCTGGTCGACGTGCCCACCGGCAGGCGCTGGACCTACGCCGAACTGGACGCCGAGATCAACCGCCTGGCACGAGGTTTGATCGCCGTCGGCGTCGAACAAGGCGACCGGGTGGGCATCTGGGCGCCCAACTGTGCGGAGTGGGTGATTCTGCAGTACGCCACGGCCAAGGCCGGCGCCATCCTGGTCACCATCAACCCGGCCTATCGGACCCACGAGCTGGCGTATGTGCTGAATCACTCCGGGGTGCGAATGTTGTTCTCCGCCACAGAGTTCAAGGGCTCCGACTACCGCGCCATGGTCGCCGAGGTCCACCCCGAGGTGCCGGACCTCCGCGATGTCGTCTTCCTGGGCACACCCGATTGGGACCGGCTTCGCGAGCGCGCTGACAGCGTCGGCGACGAGGATCTGCGACGCCGGATGGATCTTCTGGCCCCGTCGGACCCGATCAACATCCAGTACACCTCCGGCACCACGGGTTCGCCCAAAGGTGCGGTGCTCTCCCATCGCAACATCCTCAACAACGGCTACTTCGTCACCGAGCTCATCAACTTCTCCCCCGAGGACCGGCTGTGTATCCCGGTGCCCTTCTATCACTGCTTCGGCATGGTCATGGGCAACCTCGGCTGCACCACGCATGGCGCGACGATGGTGATCCCCGCCGCCGGTTTCGACCCGGCGGCCACGCTCGCCGCCGTCGAGCAGGAACGCTGCACCGGGCTGTACGGAGTGCCGACGATGTTCATCGCCGTGCTCAGCCACCCGGACCTGGCCAGCCGGGATGTCACCTCGCTGCGCACCGGGATCATGGCGGGCTCACCGTGCCCGGTGGAGGTGATGAAGCGGTGCATCGACGAGTTGAACATCGGCGAGGTCTCGATCGCCTACGGCATGACCGAGACGAGCCCGGTGTCCTGCCAAACCCTCATCGACGACGATCTAGAGCGGCGGACGGCGACCGTCGGCCGGGCCCACCCGCACGTTGAGATCAAGATCGTCGACCCGGACACCGGCGCGTTCGTTCCGCGCGGCGAACCCGGCGAGTTCTGCACCCGCGGCTACTCGGTGATGCTGGGCTATTGGCGCGACGACGACCGCACCCGGGAGGCCGTCGACTCCGACGGCTGGATGCACACCGGGGATTTGGCCGTGATGCGCGACGACGGCTACTGCCAGATCGTCGGCCGCATCAAGGACATGGTCATCCGCGGTGGTGAGAACGTCTACCCGCGCGAGATCGAGGAGTTCCTGCACTCCCATCCCGACATCGACGACGTCCAGGTGATCGGCGTGCCCGATGAGAAATACGGTGAAGAGATCTGCGCGTGGATCAAGATGCGCGCCGGTGCCGACGCCCTCGACGCCGCGGCAGTGCGGGAGTTCGCCACCGGCAAGCTGGCTCATTACAAGATCCCCCGCTATGTCCGGGTGGTCGAGGAGTTCCCCATGACCGTGACCGGCAAAGTCCGCAAAGTCGACATGCGTACCGAGTCGATCCGCCTGCTCGATCTGTAG
- a CDS encoding acyl-CoA dehydrogenase family protein, with translation MDFQYDTDQEDFRQSVRDFLTEVAPLPRVRQIAATTGHDERLWQRVCRELELPGLHVPVEYGGAGASLIESSIAFEELGRALTPTPLATHVFAVNAILAAGDEEQRHRLLPGLLSGARIAAYADTAPVTAERTADGLVLTGVCSPVLHGHLADVIVVPAVVDDAVALAVVPADSPGVSAEELASFDITRPVARLTLRAAAAELLTGAAETLDRVPDSARVLLAAEMLGGAQACLDLSVDYASSRTQFDRAIGSFQAVKHMCADMLIEIDATRVAVMFAAMTADDPAELAVAAPLVKAQAADTFKLCAANAIQVHGGIAFTWEHDLHLYFRRAKTTEALFGSSSHNRALLADRIGI, from the coding sequence ATGGACTTTCAGTACGACACCGACCAGGAAGACTTCCGGCAGTCGGTGCGCGACTTCCTCACCGAGGTCGCGCCACTGCCCCGAGTCCGGCAGATCGCCGCGACCACCGGGCACGACGAACGGCTGTGGCAGCGGGTCTGCCGCGAGCTCGAGCTGCCGGGTCTGCACGTGCCCGTCGAGTACGGCGGAGCAGGTGCCTCCCTTATCGAATCGAGCATCGCCTTCGAGGAACTTGGGCGCGCCCTGACCCCGACGCCGTTGGCCACCCACGTATTCGCGGTGAACGCGATTCTGGCAGCCGGAGACGAGGAGCAGCGGCACCGGCTGCTGCCCGGACTGCTCAGCGGGGCTCGGATCGCGGCGTACGCCGACACCGCACCCGTAACCGCCGAACGCACCGCGGACGGTCTGGTGCTGACCGGCGTGTGCAGCCCGGTGCTGCACGGCCACCTGGCCGACGTGATCGTGGTTCCCGCCGTCGTCGACGACGCGGTGGCGCTGGCCGTGGTGCCCGCTGACTCGCCCGGGGTCAGTGCCGAGGAACTCGCCTCCTTCGACATCACCCGTCCGGTCGCCCGGCTGACACTGCGGGCGGCAGCAGCCGAACTTCTCACCGGGGCAGCGGAAACTCTGGACCGGGTACCGGACAGCGCCCGGGTGCTGCTGGCCGCCGAGATGCTCGGCGGAGCGCAGGCCTGCCTTGATCTCTCCGTCGACTATGCCAGCAGCAGAACACAATTCGATCGCGCAATCGGATCATTCCAGGCGGTCAAGCACATGTGCGCCGACATGCTGATCGAGATCGACGCTACCCGGGTGGCGGTGATGTTCGCGGCGATGACCGCCGACGACCCTGCTGAACTGGCCGTCGCCGCCCCGTTGGTCAAGGCGCAGGCCGCCGACACGTTCAAGCTGTGCGCGGCCAATGCCATCCAGGTGCACGGTGGTATCGCGTTCACCTGGGAGCACGATCTGCACCTGTACTTCCGCCGCGCGAAGACCACCGAGGCGTTGTTCGGCAGCAGTAGCCACAACCGGGCGCTGCTCGCCGATCGCATCGGCATCTAG
- a CDS encoding acyl-CoA dehydrogenase family protein: MDIDYPPEAEAFRAEIRTFLAETLPADWSGPGALPTDERAELRHQWRKILSDRGLAAVSWPRQYGGGGLSAIEQAVLAEEFARGGAPEREENDMFGIDLLGNAMIALGTEEQKRHFLPRILSGEDRWCQGFSEPDAGSDLASVRTKAVLDGDDWVINGQKIWTSAGPTANWIFVLARTDPEAPKHKGLSMLLVPVDQPGVLVRPIVNAAGHESFSEVFFTDARARAGDVLGGVGGGWAAAMTVLGFERGSQITTAAIEFGRGLDRLRTLATERGKHTDPLIRDGLAWCYSRVQILRYQGYRGLTRLLNGQRPGVEAGVNKVIWSEYFRRYTELAVEILGLDALCADGPGNGEALIMPAAGTPNSASAWLDELVYARAATIYAGSSQIQRNVIGEQLLGLPKEPR; encoded by the coding sequence GTGGACATCGACTACCCGCCCGAAGCCGAGGCGTTCCGCGCGGAGATCAGGACCTTCCTGGCCGAGACCCTGCCCGCCGATTGGTCCGGCCCCGGCGCGCTGCCCACCGACGAGCGCGCTGAACTGCGCCACCAGTGGCGCAAGATCCTGTCCGACCGCGGCCTGGCCGCGGTCTCGTGGCCGCGACAGTACGGCGGCGGCGGGCTGTCGGCCATCGAGCAGGCGGTGCTGGCCGAGGAATTCGCCCGCGGCGGGGCACCCGAGCGCGAAGAGAACGACATGTTCGGGATCGACCTGCTGGGCAACGCGATGATCGCCCTGGGCACCGAGGAGCAGAAGAGACATTTCCTGCCGCGCATTCTGTCCGGCGAGGATCGCTGGTGTCAGGGCTTCTCCGAGCCCGATGCCGGGTCGGATCTTGCTTCGGTGCGCACCAAGGCGGTGCTCGACGGCGATGACTGGGTGATCAACGGGCAGAAGATCTGGACATCGGCAGGCCCGACGGCGAACTGGATCTTCGTGTTGGCCCGGACCGATCCCGAAGCACCCAAGCACAAGGGGCTGTCGATGTTGCTGGTGCCCGTCGACCAACCCGGGGTGCTCGTCCGGCCGATCGTCAACGCCGCCGGACACGAGTCGTTCTCCGAGGTGTTCTTCACCGACGCCCGCGCCCGCGCCGGCGACGTGCTGGGCGGTGTCGGCGGCGGGTGGGCCGCTGCGATGACGGTGCTCGGATTCGAGCGCGGCTCTCAGATCACCACCGCAGCAATCGAATTCGGCCGCGGACTGGACCGGCTTCGGACACTGGCCACCGAACGTGGCAAGCACACCGATCCCCTGATCCGCGACGGGCTGGCGTGGTGCTATTCGCGGGTGCAGATTCTGCGCTACCAGGGCTACCGCGGCCTGACCCGGCTGCTCAACGGGCAGCGTCCGGGTGTGGAGGCCGGGGTGAACAAGGTGATCTGGAGTGAGTACTTCCGCCGCTATACCGAACTGGCGGTCGAAATCCTGGGGCTCGATGCGTTGTGCGCCGACGGACCGGGCAACGGGGAGGCGTTGATCATGCCCGCCGCCGGAACCCCCAACTCCGCGTCCGCATGGCTCGACGAACTGGTGTATGCGCGGGCGGCCACCATCTACGCGGGGAGCTCGCAGATTCAGCGCAACGTGATCGGCGAACAGCTCCTGGGACTTCCGAAGGAGCCGCGCTGA